The following are from one region of the Numenius arquata chromosome 23, bNumArq3.hap1.1, whole genome shotgun sequence genome:
- the MLX gene encoding max-like protein X isoform X1, which yields MAEPPGAAAEDSWGKVDAAYGDNGLDSALFMENARKGSIVSRANSIGSTSASSVPNTDDEDSDYHQETYKESYKDRRRRAHTQAEQKRRDAIKKGYDDLQAIVPTCEQQDFSIGSQKLSKAIVLQKTIDYIQFLHKEKKKQEEEVSTLRKDVMALKIMKVNYEQIVKAHQDNPNEGKDQVSDEVKFNVFQGIMDSLFQSFNASISVTSFQELSACVFSWIEEHCKPQTLRDIVIGVLHQLKSQLY from the exons ATGGCGGAGCCGCCGGGCGCCGCGGCCGAGGACTCGTGGGGGAAG GTCGACGCAGCCTACGGCGACAATGGCCTGGACTCGG CGCTTTTCATGGAAAACGCCAGGAAAGGCAGCATCGTGTCGCGTGCCAACAGCATCGGCTCCACCAGCGCCTCCTCCGTCCCCAACACGG ATGACGAGGACAGCGATTATCACCAGGAGACCTACAAGGAGTCATACAAGGATCGGCGCCGACGGGCTCACACCCAGGCGGAGCAGAAGAGGCGAGATGCCATCAAG AAAGGCTACGATGATTTGCAGGCCATTGTCCCCACCTGTGAGCAGCAGGACTTCTCCATAGGCTCCCAGAAGCTGAGCAAGGCCATTGTCCTCCAGAAAA CCATTGACTACATCCAGTTCCTgcacaaggaaaagaagaagCAAGAGGAGGAAGTTTCTACCCTCAGGAAAGACGTGATGGCCTTGAAGATCATGAAAGT GAACTACGAGCAGATTGTGAAAGCTCATCAGGACAACCCCAATGAGGGGAAGGACCAGGTCTCCGACGAGGTCAAGTTCAATGTTTTCCAAGGCATCATGGATTCCCTGTTCCAGTCCTTTAACGCCTCCATCTCGGTGACGAGTTTTCAGGAGCTATCAGCCTGTGTCTTCAGCTGGATCGAGGAGCACTGCAAGCCCCAG acGCTGCGGGACATTGTCATCGGGGTCCTGCACCAGCTGAAGAGCCAGCTCTACTGA
- the MLX gene encoding max-like protein X isoform X2, with translation MAEPPGAAAEDSWGKVDAAYGDNGLDSDDEDSDYHQETYKESYKDRRRRAHTQAEQKRRDAIKKGYDDLQAIVPTCEQQDFSIGSQKLSKAIVLQKTIDYIQFLHKEKKKQEEEVSTLRKDVMALKIMKVNYEQIVKAHQDNPNEGKDQVSDEVKFNVFQGIMDSLFQSFNASISVTSFQELSACVFSWIEEHCKPQTLRDIVIGVLHQLKSQLY, from the exons ATGGCGGAGCCGCCGGGCGCCGCGGCCGAGGACTCGTGGGGGAAG GTCGACGCAGCCTACGGCGACAATGGCCTGGACTCGG ATGACGAGGACAGCGATTATCACCAGGAGACCTACAAGGAGTCATACAAGGATCGGCGCCGACGGGCTCACACCCAGGCGGAGCAGAAGAGGCGAGATGCCATCAAG AAAGGCTACGATGATTTGCAGGCCATTGTCCCCACCTGTGAGCAGCAGGACTTCTCCATAGGCTCCCAGAAGCTGAGCAAGGCCATTGTCCTCCAGAAAA CCATTGACTACATCCAGTTCCTgcacaaggaaaagaagaagCAAGAGGAGGAAGTTTCTACCCTCAGGAAAGACGTGATGGCCTTGAAGATCATGAAAGT GAACTACGAGCAGATTGTGAAAGCTCATCAGGACAACCCCAATGAGGGGAAGGACCAGGTCTCCGACGAGGTCAAGTTCAATGTTTTCCAAGGCATCATGGATTCCCTGTTCCAGTCCTTTAACGCCTCCATCTCGGTGACGAGTTTTCAGGAGCTATCAGCCTGTGTCTTCAGCTGGATCGAGGAGCACTGCAAGCCCCAG acGCTGCGGGACATTGTCATCGGGGTCCTGCACCAGCTGAAGAGCCAGCTCTACTGA
- the PSMC3IP gene encoding homologous-pairing protein 2 homolog: MSKGREGPAAGGGAAAVLLQYLREQNRPYSAQDAFGNLQREHGLGKAAVVKALEQLAQQGRIREKAYGKQKIYFADQEQLPAASDADLRGLDGEITALSSKVQGLQQSCRQMEAELKDLNSSMTTPEMAREIEELRKDCTSYTEKLERIKSATNHVTPEEKEKVCREQKLYCKEWRRRKRMATELLEAILEGYPKSKKQFFEEVGIETDEDHNVTLPAAV, translated from the exons ATGAGCAAAGGCCGGGAGGGGCCCGCGGCGGGCG GAGGCGCCGCCGCCGTCCTGCTGCAGTACCTGCGGGAGCAGAACCGGCCCTACAGCGCCCAGGACGCCTTCGGGAACCTGCAGCGGGAGCACGGGCTCGGCAAGGCG GCGGTGGTGAAGGCGCTGGAGCAGCTGGCGCAGCAGGGCCGCATCCGCGAGAAGGCCTACGGGAAGCAGAAGATCTACTTCGCCGACCAG gagcagctcccggccGCCAGCGATGCCGATCTCCGCGGCCTGGACGGGGAGATCACCGCACTCTCCTCCAAggtgcaggggctgcagcagagctgccggCAAATGGAGGCGG AGCTGAAGGACCTGAACAGCTCCATGACAACCCCTGAGATGGCCAGAGAGATTGAGGAGCTGAGGAAGGACTGCACCAGTTACacagagaagctggagaggaTTAAATCTGCCACCAACCACGTGActccagaggaaaaggagaag GTCTGTCGGGAGCAGAAGCTGTACTGCAAGGAGTGGCGGAGGAGGAAGCGGATG GCGACTGAGCTGCTGGAGGCCATCCTGGAAGGGTACCCCAAAAGCAAGAAGCAATTCTTT gaggaggtggggatCGAGACAGATGAGGACCACAACGTCACGCTGCCAGCGGCTGTCTGA
- the RETREG3 gene encoding reticulophagy regulator 3: MAAAGPGGPGERQRRVQALSASLRGRLGPYEPLLSAAQAALVWERPGRSALWWAAAHGLFWFFALTSLRLLFLVALTLIVVVCLDQWKSKIWPEIRVARPDELDNESWGYVHPRLLGVPELCHHLAEGWVAVTSFLSNLFIFKRQNPGKFCLLACGVFTFLAVLGRYIPGLVLSYLLLLFLLLWPLAVYHRLGHRMYMKLEPALQRLDFSVRGYMISKQREKQLRRRSLNQEAVDDGSDSEEELAAFCPKLDDSVVAKELTISDSEHSDAEVSYTENGMFNLSRGQTPLTEGSEDLDGHSDPEESFARDLPDFPSINPEATGIDDEDDTSIGIPSLAYRPQAAEDLHLPYEQEDSGALPAVQNLTNNIAGFVTRGMIQLALSGAPQPGSARSDNPQRGAKTYLRTASSDLDTDAEGDDFELLDQSELNQLDPAGSRGQ, from the exons atggcggcggcggggcccggcgggcccGGCGAGCGGCAGCGGCGGGTGCAGGCGCTGAGCGCGTCGCTGCGGGGCCGCCTGGGGCCCTACGAGCCGCTGCTGAGCGCCGCGCAGGCCGCGCTGGTGTGGGAGCGGCCGGGCCGCAGCGCGCTGTGGTGGGCGGCGGCGCACGGCCTCTTCTG GTTTTTTGCTCTGACTTCTCTTCGCTTGCTGTTCCTGGTTGCACTTACCCTTATAGTAGTAGTTTGTCTAGATCAGTGGAAGAGCAAAATCTGGCCTGAAATCAGAG TGGCAAGACCTGACGAATTAGACAATGAGAG CTGGGGCTACGTCCACCCTCGGCTGCTCGGGGTGCCAGAGCTCTGTCACCATTTGGCAGAAGGATGGGTGGCTGTGACCAGCTTCTTAAGTAATCTCTTCATTTTCAAGAGGCAAAACCCTGGAAAG TTTTGCCTTCTAGCGTGTGGAGTCTTTACTTTCCTGGCTGTCCTGGGCCGGTATATCCCTGGGCTCGTGCTCTCGTACTTGCTGT tgctcttcctcctgctgtggcCCCTGGCTGTGTACCACAGGCTGGGGCACCGCATGTACATGAAGCTGGAGCCAGCTCTGCAGCGGCTGGATTTCAGCGTTCGAGGCTACATGATATCAAAGCAGCGGGAGAAGCAAT TGCGTCGCCGGTCCCTCAACCAGGAGGCTGTGGATGACGGGAGTGACAGTGAAGAGGAGCTGGCGGCGTTCTGCCCCAAG CTGGATGACTCTGTGGTTGCCAAGGAATTAACCATCTCTGACTCGGAGCATTCGGATGCTGAGGTTTCCTACACTGAAAATGGGATGTTTAACCTTTCAAGGGGCCAGACTCCACTGACAGAGGGATCGGAAG ATCTGGACGGTCACAGTGACCCCGAAGAATCCTTTGCCAGGGATCTCCCCGACTTCCCTTCCATTAACCCCGAGGCAACTGGCATAGACGACGAAGATGACACCAGCATTGGGATCCCAAGCCTGGCTTACCGCCCACAAGCGGCAGAAGATCTGCATCTCCCTTATGAGCAGGAGGACTCCGGCGCGCTGCCAGCTGTACAGAATCTCACTAACAACATTGCTGGGTTTGTCACCAGGGGGATGATCCAGCTCGCGCTGTcaggagccccccagcccggctccgcGCGCAGCGACAATCCCCAGAGAGGTGCAAAGACTTACCTGAGAACGGCCAGCTCGGACTTGGACACTGACGCGGAAGGGGAtgactttgagctgctggatcAGTCCGAGCTGAACCAGCTGGATCCCGCGGGCTCTCGGGGCCAGTAA
- the TUBG1 gene encoding tubulin gamma-1 chain isoform X1 has protein sequence MPREIITLQLGQCGNQIGFEFWKQLCAEHGISPEGIVEEFATEGTDRKDVFFYQADDEHYIPRAVLLDLEPRVIHSILNSPYANLYNPENIYLSEHGGGAGNNWASGFSQGEKIHEDIFDIIDREADGSDSLELRSASFQGFVLCHSIAGGTGSGLGSYLLERLNDRYPKKLVETYSVFPNQDEMSDVVVQPYNSLLTLKRLTQNADCVVVLDNTALNRIATDRLHIQNPSFSQINQLVSTIMSASTTTLRYPGYMNNDLIGLIASLIPTPRLHFLMTGYTPLTTDQSVASVRKTTVLDVMRRLLQPKNVMVSTGRDRQTNHCYIAILNIIQGEVDPTQVHKSLQRIRERKLANFIPWGPASIQVALSRKSPYLPSAHRVSGLMMANHTNISSLFERTCRQYDKLRKREAFLEQFRKEDIFKDNFDELDNSREIVQQLIDEYHAATRPDYISWGTQEQ, from the exons ATGCCGCGGGAGATCATCACCCTGCAGCTGGGCCAGTGCGGCAACCAGA tcggGTTCGAGTTCTGGAAGCAGCTCTGCGCCGAGCACGGCATCAGCCCCGAGGGCATCGTGGAGGAGTTCGCCACCGAGGGCACCGACCGCAAGGACGTCTTCTTCTACCAG GCAGACGATGAGCACTACATCCCACGCGCCGTGCTGCTGGACCTGGAGCCCCGAGTTATCCACTCCATCCTGAACTCCCCTTACGCCAACCTCTACAACCCAGAAAACATCTACCTGTCGGAGCATGGAGGGGGAGCTGGGAACAACTGGGCCAGTGGCTTCTCACAG GGAGAAAAAATCCACGAAGATATTTTTGATATAATAGACAGAGAGGCTGATGGGAGTGACAGTTTGGAA CTGCGTTCTGCTTCCTTCCAGGGATTTGTGCTTTGCCACTCCATCGCCGGCGGAACGGGCTCCGGGCTGGGCTCGTACCTGCTGGAGAGGCTGAATGACAG GTATCCCAAGAAGCTGGTGGAGACCTACTCAGTTTTCCCAAACCAGGATGAGATGAGCGATGTTGTAGTCCAACCGTACAACTCTCTGCTGACACTGAAGAGGCTGACTCAGAACGCTGACTGCGTG GTGGTTCTGGACAACACGGCTTTGAATCGCATCGCGACAGACCGGCTGCACATTCAGAACCCGTCGTTCTCTCAGATCAACCAGCTG gtCTCCACCATCATGTCTGCCAGCACCACCACACTCAGGTACCCGGGGTACATGAACAACGACCTCATCGGGCTGATCGCCTCACTGATCCCCACCCCGCGGCTCCACTTCCTCATGACGGGGTACACGCCGCTCACCACCGACCAGTCG GTGGCCAGCGTGAGGAAGACCACAGTCTTGGACGTGATGAGGAGATTGCTGCAGCCTAAAAACGTGATGGTGTCCACAGGGCGAGACAGGCAGACCAACCATTGCTATATCGCCATCCTCAACATCATCCAGGGGGAGGTGGATCCGACACAG GTTCACAAGAGTCTGCAGCGGATCCGGGAGAGGAAACTGGCCAACTTCATCCCCTGGGGTCCTGCCAGCATCCAGGTGGCTTTGTCCCGCAAGTCCCCTTACCTGCCGTCCGCACACCGCGTCAGCGGCCTCATGATGGCCAACCACACCAACATCTCCTCG ctgtttgAGCGGACGTGCCGACAGTATGACAAGCTGCGCAAGCGAGAGGCCTTCCTGGAGCAGTTCCGCAAGGAGGACATCTTCAAGGACAACTTCGACGAGCTGGACAACTCCCGGGAGATCGTGCAGCAGCTGATCGACGAGTACCACGCGGCCACGCGCCCCGACTACATCTCCTGGGGCACGCAGGAGCAGTGA
- the TUBG1 gene encoding tubulin gamma-1 chain isoform X2, producing MPREIITLQLGQCGNQIGFEFWKQLCAEHGISPEGIVEEFATEGTDRKDVFFYQADDEHYIPRAVLLDLEPRVIHSILNSPYANLYNPENIYLSEHGGGAGNNWASGFSQGEKIHEDIFDIIDREADGSDSLEGFVLCHSIAGGTGSGLGSYLLERLNDRYPKKLVETYSVFPNQDEMSDVVVQPYNSLLTLKRLTQNADCVVVLDNTALNRIATDRLHIQNPSFSQINQLVSTIMSASTTTLRYPGYMNNDLIGLIASLIPTPRLHFLMTGYTPLTTDQSVASVRKTTVLDVMRRLLQPKNVMVSTGRDRQTNHCYIAILNIIQGEVDPTQVHKSLQRIRERKLANFIPWGPASIQVALSRKSPYLPSAHRVSGLMMANHTNISSLFERTCRQYDKLRKREAFLEQFRKEDIFKDNFDELDNSREIVQQLIDEYHAATRPDYISWGTQEQ from the exons ATGCCGCGGGAGATCATCACCCTGCAGCTGGGCCAGTGCGGCAACCAGA tcggGTTCGAGTTCTGGAAGCAGCTCTGCGCCGAGCACGGCATCAGCCCCGAGGGCATCGTGGAGGAGTTCGCCACCGAGGGCACCGACCGCAAGGACGTCTTCTTCTACCAG GCAGACGATGAGCACTACATCCCACGCGCCGTGCTGCTGGACCTGGAGCCCCGAGTTATCCACTCCATCCTGAACTCCCCTTACGCCAACCTCTACAACCCAGAAAACATCTACCTGTCGGAGCATGGAGGGGGAGCTGGGAACAACTGGGCCAGTGGCTTCTCACAG GGAGAAAAAATCCACGAAGATATTTTTGATATAATAGACAGAGAGGCTGATGGGAGTGACAGTTTGGAA GGATTTGTGCTTTGCCACTCCATCGCCGGCGGAACGGGCTCCGGGCTGGGCTCGTACCTGCTGGAGAGGCTGAATGACAG GTATCCCAAGAAGCTGGTGGAGACCTACTCAGTTTTCCCAAACCAGGATGAGATGAGCGATGTTGTAGTCCAACCGTACAACTCTCTGCTGACACTGAAGAGGCTGACTCAGAACGCTGACTGCGTG GTGGTTCTGGACAACACGGCTTTGAATCGCATCGCGACAGACCGGCTGCACATTCAGAACCCGTCGTTCTCTCAGATCAACCAGCTG gtCTCCACCATCATGTCTGCCAGCACCACCACACTCAGGTACCCGGGGTACATGAACAACGACCTCATCGGGCTGATCGCCTCACTGATCCCCACCCCGCGGCTCCACTTCCTCATGACGGGGTACACGCCGCTCACCACCGACCAGTCG GTGGCCAGCGTGAGGAAGACCACAGTCTTGGACGTGATGAGGAGATTGCTGCAGCCTAAAAACGTGATGGTGTCCACAGGGCGAGACAGGCAGACCAACCATTGCTATATCGCCATCCTCAACATCATCCAGGGGGAGGTGGATCCGACACAG GTTCACAAGAGTCTGCAGCGGATCCGGGAGAGGAAACTGGCCAACTTCATCCCCTGGGGTCCTGCCAGCATCCAGGTGGCTTTGTCCCGCAAGTCCCCTTACCTGCCGTCCGCACACCGCGTCAGCGGCCTCATGATGGCCAACCACACCAACATCTCCTCG ctgtttgAGCGGACGTGCCGACAGTATGACAAGCTGCGCAAGCGAGAGGCCTTCCTGGAGCAGTTCCGCAAGGAGGACATCTTCAAGGACAACTTCGACGAGCTGGACAACTCCCGGGAGATCGTGCAGCAGCTGATCGACGAGTACCACGCGGCCACGCGCCCCGACTACATCTCCTGGGGCACGCAGGAGCAGTGA
- the PLEKHH3 gene encoding pleckstrin homology domain-containing family H member 3: protein MPFPGGLWWLLCCRQGFTLLRRDYGEADREADGEAEEEEASFELRAQGDQGSLEVSLSQPTRSSSGSERSLLVAEEMRSLIVEKGPGPVEDDPDALVKGWLQREVRGGMKTPWIRPRKYWFVLTPDSLDYYSSNEKGARRLGSLVLTSLCSVLWPDKQTYKETGYWNVTVFGRKHCYRLYTEHLNEAVHWVCAVQKVIDSKVPVQTPTQLLMRDVEEHCSSPEVLEQIYRCNPILRYTSSPLYAPLLPFPYGSLDQSAPSPRSYTTLRDEAVKLFNSLQQLESERDPVPLMQGILQTCLDLPPLVDEIYCQLVKQTTEPAAPGGQGDLHYWQLLTCMSCTFLPSPPVLRFLRFHLDRTESRFPASEMAKYACFIREALGKTKGRECVPSLEEILVLMRRQEMICTVHCPGAPACSVAISSHTTAEEVARELVSRLGLSQSPNLFALYEQSRRREQPVASATLLADVLTRFENLAGEEREQDPPSRLCFKHYGFLDTDNVPRDSLEFALLFEQAHEMVLRGYVPTSEETLQTLAALRLQSLNSDFSTHAPFPRLEELFPPHVLHARLPPPRRRTPTKCRGARLRAGLLAGGLWGQALAKQRAKRDQRLRGRLREEGASTMAAIVEKWKLLQGMGRPEAMAAYVALVREWPGFGSTLFDVDLRASPVGAGPQRLWLGIGAKAVSLYKPGEPEPLDSFCYGRISSFGASDSSTFRLSVEDRDLLFETSQVDEIAQLLNTYLVSAAARRPPQPLELATSPPAPDPTAPPQGLCPMAGPWQLRPPVGSFHS, encoded by the exons ATGCCGTTCCCGGGCGGGCTGTGGTGGCTGCTGTGCTGCCGGCAGGGCTTCACGCTGCTGCGACGGGACTACGGCGAAGCGGACCGGGAGGCGGACGGCgaggccgaggaggaggaggcgtcCTTCGAGCTCCGCGCCCAGGGAGACCAG gggtCCCTGGAGGTGAGCCTGAGCCAGCCCACCCGCAGCAGCAGTGGCTCTgagcg GTCCCTGCTTGTCGCAGAGGAGATGCGCAGCCTCATCGTGGAGAAGGGCCCAGGGCCAGTGGAGGATGACCCTGACGCTCTCGTGAAAG GCTGGCTGCAGCGGGAGGTGCGGGGTGGCATGAAGACCCCCTGGATCCGGCCTCGGAAGTACTGGTTCGTGCTGACACCCGACTCCCTGGACTACTACAGCAGCAACGAGAAGGGGGCCCGGCGGCTGGGCTCCCTCGTGCTCACCAGCCTCTGCTCTGTCCTCTGGCCGGACAAGCAGACCTACAAGGAGACGG GCTACTGGAATGTGACGGTGTTTGGCAGAAAGCATTGCTACCGCCTGTACACGGAGCACCTGAACGAGGCCGTGCACTGGGTGTGTGCTGTGCAGAAGGTCATCGACAGCAAAGTGCCCGTCCAGacgcccacccagctgctcatgCGCGACGTCGAG GAGCACTGCAGCAGCCCTGAGGTCCTGGAGCAGATCTACCGCTGCAACCCCATCCTGCGCTACACCAGCAGCCCCCTCTACGCacccctcctgcccttcccctaCGGCAGCCTGGACCAAAGTG CCCCCAGTCCCCGCAGCTACACCACGCTGCGCGATGAGGCCGTGAAGCTCTTCAACTCGCTGCAGCAGTTGGAGTCGGAGCGGGACCCGGTGCCGCTGATGCAGGGCATCCTGCAGACCTGCCTGGACCTGCCACCACTGGTGGACGAGATCTACTGCCAGCTGGTGAAGCAGACCACGgagccggcggcgccgggcgggcaGGGCGACCTGCACTACTGGCAGCTGCTCACCTGCATGAGCTGCAccttcctgccctccccgccTGTCCTGCGCTTCCTGCGCTTCCACCTGGACAG GACAGAGAGCCGGTTCCCTGCCTCGGAAATGGCCAAGTACGCCTGCTTCATCCGTGAGGCGCTGGGGAAGACAAAGGGGCGGGAGTGCGTGCCCTCCCTGGAGGAGATCCTGGTGCTGATGCGGCGGCAGGAGATGATCTGCACCGTGCACTGCCCGGGTGCACCCGCCTGCAGCGTGGCTATCAGCTCCCACACCACGGCCGAGGAG GTGGCCCGGGAGCTGGTGTCACGCCTGGGGCTGTCCCAGAGCCCCAACCTCTTTGCACTCTACGAGCAGTCCCGGCGGCGGGAGCAGCCTGTGGCCAGTGCCACGCTGCTGGCCGACGTCCTCACCAGGTTTGAAAA CCTGGCCGGGGAGGAGCGGGAGCAGGACCCGCCGAGTCGGCTCTGCTTCAAACACTACGGCTTCCTGGACACGGACAACGTCCCGCGCGACAGCCTGGAGTTCGCCCTCCTCTTCGAGCAG GCGCACGAGATGGTGCTGCGGGGCTACGTGCCCACATCGGAGGAGACGCTGCAGACGCTGGCTGCCCTGCGCCTGCAGAGCCTCAACAGCGACTTCTCCACCCACGCGCCCTTCCCGCGCCTGGAGGAGCTCTTCCCGCCCCACGTTCTGCACGCCCGCCTGCCGCCCCCCCGCCGACGGACCCCCACCAAGTGCCGGGGGGCCCGGCTGCGCGCAGGGCTGCTGGCCGGTGGGCTCTGGGGGCAAGCGCTGGCCAAGCAGCGAGCGAAGCGGGACCAGCGCCTGCGGGGCCGGCTGCGGGAGGAGGGGGCCAGCACCATGGCTGCCATCGTGGAGAAGTGGAAGCTGCTGCAGGGCATGGGCCGGCCCGAGGCCATGGCCGCCTACGTGGCGCTGGTGCGGGAGTGGCCCGGCTTCGGCTCCACGCTCTTTGACGTCGACCTGCGCGCG agccCGGTGGGGGCCGGTCCCCAGCGGCTGTGGCTGGGCATCGGGGCCAAGGCCGTCTCGCTCTACAAGCCGGGGGAGCCCGAGCCCTTGGACAGCTTCTGCTATGGCCGCATCTCCTCCTTCGGCGCCTCCGACAGCAGCACCTTCCGCCTCTCCGTGGAGGACCGGGACCTGCTCTTCGAGACCTCCCAG GTGGACGAGATCGCCCAGCTCCTCAACACGTACCTCGTCTCTGCGGCTGCCCGCCGGCCACCCCAGCCCCTGGagctggccaccagccccccagccccagacccCACCGCCCCGCCCCAGGGgctctgccccatggcagggCCCTGGCAGCTCCGGCCGCCCGTGGGCTCCTTCCACAGTTAG
- the CCR10 gene encoding C-C chemokine receptor type 10: MQEQATTSPAATEPTATTDFYEYSEEGVLPELCEKQAVQGFARTYQPAVYLLLSLLGTVGNGLVLLTHTRYRRAHSVTDVCLLHLALSDLLLLLTLPFAVTDTLQGWSPGTAACKVLQGLYALNFYSGFLFLTCISVDRYVAIVRVPAACRLRPRARRHGWLTAGLAWLLATLLALPQFVYGQAEQHQDLRLCRVVFPRAVSRVARGTTNLVQVVLGFAVPFLVMASCYTAVARTLLATRGAQPHRALRVLLALVLVFVALQLPHSLMVLLDAAELLASWEVSCAQSRRKDLALLVTGGLAYLRCCLNPLLYAFLGQRFRRELWLLASDVGCVGPLDPRCPSCPSPRRRTSLSTCQDVV; this comes from the exons ATGCAGGAGCAG GCGACCACCAGCCCCGCTGCAACGGAGCCGACTGCCACCACCGACTTCTACGAGTATTCGGAGGAGGGCGTGCTGCCCGAGCTCTGTGAGAAGCAGGCGGTGCAGGGCTTTGCCCGCACCTACCAGCCAGCCGTCTACCTGCTGCTCTCGCTGCTGGGCACGGTGGGGAACGGGCTGGTGCTGCTCACACATACCCGCTACCGCCGGGCTCACAGCGTCACCGACGTCTGCCTCCTGCACCTCGCCCTGTCtgacctcctgctgctcctgacaCTGCCCTTCGCTGTCACCGACACGCTGCAGGGCTGGTCCCCGGGCACGGCTGCCTGCAAGGTGCTGCAGGGCCTCTACGCCCTCAACTTCTACAGcggcttcctcttcctcacctgcATCAGTGTGGACCGCTACGTGGCCATCGTGCGGGTGCCAGCTGCCTGCCGCCTGCGCCCGCGGGCTCGCCGCCACGGCTGGCTGACGGCGGGGCTGGCgtggctgctggccacactgctggcgcTGCCCCAGTTTGTCTATGGCCAAGCGGAGCAGCACCAGGACCTCCGGCTCTGCCGCGTCGTCTTCCCCCGGGCGGTGTCGCGGGTGGCCCGGGGGACCACCAACCTGGTACAGGTCGTGCTGGGCTTTGCGGTGCCATTCCTGGTGATGGCGAGCTGCTACACAGCCGTGGCTCGGACGCTGCTGGCGACCCGGGGTGCCCAGCCCCACCGGGCACTGCGGGTGCTGCTGGCCCTCGTGCTGGTGTTCGTGGCCctgcagctgccccacagcctgatGGTGCTGCTGGATGCGGCCGAGCTGCTGGCCAGCTGGGAGGTGAGCTGTGCCCAGAGCCGCCGCAAGGACCTGGCGCTGCTGGTCACCGGCGGGCTGGCCTACCTGCGCTGCTGCCTCAACCCCCTGCTCTACGCCTTCCTGGGCCAGCGCTTCCGCCGGGAGCTGTGGCTGTTGGCCAGTGATGTCGGCTGCGTGGGGCCCCTCGACCCACGCTGCCCCAGCTGCCCCAGTCCCCGCCGGCGGACATCGCTCTCCACCTGCCAGGACGTGGTGTAG